From [Clostridium] symbiosum, a single genomic window includes:
- a CDS encoding substrate-binding domain-containing protein, whose amino-acid sequence MKKVLAVVLASAMAMSLTACSSQKPAETAAATVAETQAETKEAAEETAAPESAAAEVTDLKGKMMGVVTPAADHGFTAESIQHCEAEVKLLAEKYGFDYKFMTAAESGEQSNAVETILGLNPDVMVLWPVTGDELRSAAQQVQDAGVPLIIYDRLIEGFEPTSWIMGDNDAIGEGAGKYFSEYFKDELAAGEVGMLEFKGDSSTVPMQRSNGFWKTADKNFKKIQEFSTDWSQQKAMEQMEDFLNTKSVEEIESVQAIFTHDDEIVFGIVEALKNYNGPAKLNIKLISGVSGGEGFMKLYEGSGLEGIDFMTYTFSPSMVRDAVDLGLDVLEGKTLDASYLIPTEMIDKSNYKEYMESDLYKIRYSLQ is encoded by the coding sequence ATGAAAAAAGTTTTGGCAGTAGTACTCGCATCAGCAATGGCAATGTCCCTTACGGCGTGTTCCAGCCAGAAACCGGCGGAGACGGCAGCAGCTACAGTAGCAGAAACACAGGCCGAGACCAAAGAAGCGGCAGAGGAGACAGCGGCTCCGGAGAGCGCAGCAGCCGAAGTAACCGATTTAAAAGGTAAGATGATGGGTGTTGTTACACCGGCAGCCGACCACGGATTTACAGCAGAATCCATCCAGCACTGCGAGGCAGAAGTTAAATTACTGGCTGAAAAGTACGGATTTGATTACAAATTCATGACGGCAGCAGAGTCAGGCGAACAGAGCAACGCAGTAGAAACAATCTTAGGACTTAACCCAGACGTTATGGTTCTCTGGCCTGTAACAGGCGACGAGCTCAGAAGTGCGGCACAGCAGGTACAGGACGCAGGCGTTCCGTTAATCATCTATGACCGTCTGATCGAAGGTTTTGAGCCGACAAGCTGGATCATGGGCGACAACGATGCAATCGGCGAAGGCGCAGGCAAATACTTCAGCGAATACTTCAAAGATGAACTGGCAGCAGGCGAAGTAGGAATGCTTGAATTCAAGGGTGACTCTTCTACCGTTCCAATGCAGCGTTCCAACGGTTTCTGGAAGACGGCAGACAAGAACTTCAAGAAGATCCAGGAATTCTCCACAGACTGGAGCCAGCAGAAAGCAATGGAGCAGATGGAAGACTTCTTAAACACAAAGAGTGTGGAAGAAATCGAATCCGTACAGGCTATCTTCACACATGACGACGAGATCGTATTCGGTATTGTTGAAGCGTTAAAGAACTACAACGGACCGGCTAAACTGAACATCAAACTTATCTCCGGCGTATCCGGTGGAGAGGGCTTCATGAAATTATATGAAGGTTCCGGACTTGAGGGCATCGACTTTATGACCTATACATTCTCCCCATCCATGGTACGTGACGCCGTTGACCTTGGACTTGACGTACTCGAAGGGAAAACTCTGGATGCAAGCTATCTGATCCCGACCGAGATGATCGACAAGAGCAACTACAAAGAATACATGGAATCTGACTTATACAAGATTCGTTACAGCTTACAGTAG
- a CDS encoding sugar ABC transporter ATP-binding protein yields MKLEMQKISKEFGPVLALQDVDFQIGSGEIHGLLGENGAGKTTLMNILSGNFPPTSGKIIIDGNEITNMTPQKSMEMKIRFIHQELNLCNDLKVYENMFLGEELTNKAGMVEKKTEIKRAQEVLDSMNVKIDATALVGELETAKKQLVEIAKALLFQSELIIMDEPTTALNNQEIENLFTIMRRLKGQGVSFIYISHKMPEIFTICDKYTVLRDGKFIETGFIKDINEHQATELLIGKTFVNANLKEQQESCMEEEVVLSVSGLTGETFEDITFDLHKGEVIAITGLQGAGSGELATALFGATPSKGGTVATRNGKLNTRSILDVMRHRVAMIPCNRKERGILPDLSIRDNNSMAYFTLLHKKCVISNKEENDRFEKNRSKMEIKVGSEKDPITSLSGGNQQKVIVGRWLETDADVMIMDNPTQGIDVGAKYAIYKLILELASQGKGILVFSTEFPEIYQIADRCIVMYKGKINGILEREELNEAGVMALSTGTKTEVQA; encoded by the coding sequence ATGAAATTGGAAATGCAAAAAATCAGCAAGGAATTTGGTCCCGTCCTGGCGCTTCAGGATGTGGATTTTCAGATAGGAAGCGGAGAAATCCACGGCCTGCTGGGAGAAAACGGGGCAGGCAAAACCACATTAATGAATATTTTATCCGGCAATTTTCCTCCCACCTCCGGGAAAATAATAATTGACGGCAATGAAATTACAAATATGACTCCTCAGAAGTCAATGGAAATGAAAATCCGGTTCATTCACCAGGAACTTAACCTGTGTAATGATTTGAAGGTTTATGAAAATATGTTCCTGGGCGAAGAACTTACGAATAAAGCAGGAATGGTAGAGAAGAAGACGGAGATTAAGAGGGCGCAGGAAGTGCTGGACAGCATGAATGTAAAGATTGACGCCACGGCTCTGGTAGGGGAGCTGGAGACGGCCAAAAAGCAGCTGGTCGAGATAGCCAAAGCCCTTCTGTTCCAGTCCGAGCTTATCATCATGGATGAGCCTACCACGGCCCTGAACAACCAGGAAATCGAAAACCTGTTTACAATCATGAGGCGCCTTAAGGGGCAGGGAGTAAGTTTCATTTATATTTCCCATAAGATGCCGGAGATTTTTACAATCTGTGATAAATACACGGTTCTCAGGGACGGCAAGTTTATCGAAACCGGCTTTATAAAGGATATCAATGAACATCAGGCCACCGAGCTTCTGATTGGAAAGACCTTTGTCAACGCGAACCTGAAAGAGCAGCAGGAATCGTGCATGGAGGAAGAGGTCGTACTGTCGGTGAGCGGGCTGACCGGGGAGACATTCGAAGATATTACCTTTGATCTCCACAAAGGCGAGGTAATCGCGATTACCGGCCTTCAGGGAGCCGGAAGCGGAGAGCTGGCCACGGCATTATTCGGAGCCACGCCGTCGAAGGGCGGCACGGTTGCGACACGGAACGGCAAACTGAACACCAGGAGCATACTGGATGTAATGCGCCACCGCGTGGCAATGATTCCATGCAACAGGAAGGAGAGGGGAATCCTCCCGGACTTAAGCATCAGGGACAATAACTCAATGGCATATTTCACACTGCTTCATAAAAAGTGTGTCATCAGCAATAAAGAAGAAAACGACCGCTTTGAGAAGAACAGAAGCAAGATGGAGATTAAGGTCGGGAGTGAGAAAGATCCGATCACATCCCTTTCGGGCGGAAACCAACAGAAGGTAATTGTGGGCAGATGGCTGGAGACGGACGCCGACGTCATGATTATGGATAACCCGACCCAGGGTATCGATGTGGGCGCAAAATACGCCATTTACAAGCTGATACTGGAACTTGCCTCACAGGGTAAGGGGATCCTGGTATTCAGCACGGAATTCCCGGAAATCTATCAGATTGCCGACCGGTGTATCGTAATGTATAAAGGAAAAATAAACGGGATACTCGAGAGAGAAGAACTGAATGAGGCGGGCGTGATGGCTCTTTCGACAGGAACGAAAACGGAGGTACAGGCATGA
- a CDS encoding Gfo/Idh/MocA family oxidoreductase — translation MFKIGIIGCGKISQVRHIPEYADNADAKLEGYYDLNRERAEKLAAQYGGKVFDSYEELLADKEIDAVSVCVANHAHAQITIEALRAGKHVLCEKPMAMSLKECEDMVRVAKETGRFLMVGHNQRLAKAHAEARKLIKEGLIGDIVTFKTNFAHGGPETWSIDPGSSVWFFDKEKAVMGAMADLGIHKTDLIQYLTGSRVAEVIGFLGTLDKRDSSGRLIGVDDNAICIYKMESGCIGTMTASWTCYGAEDNSTILYGTKGVMKIYSDPAHSIVVELKGGEKICYDLDKIQTNDNQTKSGVIDLFMECLVNNTPPEISGEEALSAMKAVFAAVESSETGRSVKVNQ, via the coding sequence ATGTTTAAAATCGGTATTATCGGTTGCGGAAAGATTTCTCAGGTCAGGCACATCCCGGAATATGCAGATAATGCAGATGCTAAGCTGGAAGGATATTATGACTTAAACAGGGAGAGGGCTGAGAAACTGGCCGCACAGTATGGCGGAAAGGTATTTGATTCTTATGAGGAGCTTCTCGCCGACAAAGAGATCGATGCAGTCAGCGTCTGCGTCGCAAACCATGCCCATGCCCAGATCACAATCGAGGCCCTGAGGGCGGGAAAACACGTGCTCTGTGAAAAACCGATGGCAATGAGCCTGAAGGAATGTGAGGATATGGTCCGCGTGGCAAAGGAGACGGGACGTTTCCTGATGGTGGGCCACAACCAGAGACTCGCAAAGGCCCATGCCGAAGCGCGTAAGCTGATTAAAGAGGGGCTGATTGGGGATATTGTGACCTTTAAAACGAATTTTGCCCATGGCGGTCCGGAGACATGGAGCATTGATCCGGGAAGCAGCGTTTGGTTTTTTGACAAGGAAAAAGCGGTAATGGGCGCCATGGCCGACCTGGGAATCCACAAGACGGATCTGATACAGTATCTGACCGGCTCCAGAGTGGCCGAGGTGATTGGCTTTCTGGGCACTCTCGACAAGAGGGATTCATCCGGCAGGCTGATTGGCGTGGACGACAATGCCATCTGCATTTATAAGATGGAGAGCGGCTGCATCGGCACGATGACGGCGAGCTGGACCTGCTACGGAGCCGAGGACAACTCCACGATTCTCTACGGAACAAAGGGAGTCATGAAGATTTACAGCGATCCGGCCCATTCGATTGTCGTGGAACTCAAGGGCGGAGAGAAAATCTGCTATGACCTGGATAAGATACAGACGAATGACAACCAGACCAAGTCGGGAGTAATCGATCTGTTTATGGAATGCCTGGTGAACAATACGCCTCCCGAGATCAGCGGAGAGGAAGCTCTGTCGGCCATGAAAGCAGTATTTGCCGCCGTGGAAAGCTCTGAGACGGGCAGGAGCGTGAAAGTGAACCAGTAA
- a CDS encoding YhcH/YjgK/YiaL family protein has protein sequence MIIDKFDNIRFYSCMLNNLENGLQAVEALRNPESGKYEFDGGFFMVQKGDTKPMAEGTFEAHRKYVDVQIVLEGSEEIAWADLEDLREEGEYDGDKDKAAYTGSEENTMKITAGMCYIAFPHDGHKAVRHTAEQQSYTKIVMKLPVVK, from the coding sequence ATGATTATCGATAAATTTGACAACATCCGGTTTTACAGTTGTATGCTTAACAATCTGGAGAACGGACTGCAGGCCGTGGAGGCCCTGCGCAATCCTGAATCCGGTAAATACGAGTTTGACGGCGGATTCTTCATGGTCCAGAAGGGCGATACAAAGCCGATGGCCGAGGGGACGTTTGAGGCCCACAGGAAGTACGTGGACGTTCAGATTGTCCTGGAAGGCAGCGAGGAGATTGCCTGGGCGGATCTGGAAGACTTGAGGGAAGAAGGGGAGTATGACGGCGATAAAGACAAAGCTGCTTATACAGGCTCCGAAGAAAATACAATGAAAATTACGGCAGGAATGTGCTACATTGCTTTCCCACACGACGGGCATAAGGCAGTGCGCCATACGGCGGAGCAGCAGTCCTATACGAAGATTGTAATGAAACTTCCGGTGGTTAAATAA
- a CDS encoding sodium/glutamate symporter has protein sequence MGFDAATSTLTLDLLATTGFGCLMVFLGKAIVRRVKPFQDWGIPAPVVGGLLVALILSYLKITGLFTVQWTPTLGSHLMNLFFTCVGFGFSKTLLERGKKFCAGIALSVLLLVLLQGFLGMFLAQMLGLHPLLGIQIGTGALAGGVGTTSAFGPVYEKMGAVGATEIGVSAATVGMILGSLTGGPLAVMLIKKHNLKADPGDNVLQAGSGEEKVALETGKLLNTVCMITIIAACGIPIYMLLSRIPYIEMPYFIGCLFAGAIARNVLEACHVEIHLPEVETVEHISLDIFLAITIMTMDLSRITNAVGPMLIILFVVTAATLVFTYFIGFKMYHSDYNAACMCAGLIGMGMGSGSNAVANERAVMDKYGYSHIAWILYPAFSVLCVDIFNPLFMSLVPGFMGLGG, from the coding sequence ATGGGATTTGATGCAGCAACCTCAACATTAACCCTGGATCTGCTGGCTACAACGGGATTCGGATGTCTTATGGTCTTTTTGGGGAAGGCCATTGTACGTAGAGTGAAACCCTTTCAGGACTGGGGGATCCCGGCGCCGGTGGTCGGCGGACTTCTGGTGGCCCTCATTCTTAGTTATCTAAAGATAACAGGGCTTTTTACGGTCCAGTGGACGCCGACACTGGGCAGCCACCTGATGAATCTGTTTTTTACCTGTGTGGGATTTGGATTCAGCAAGACACTGTTGGAGCGTGGAAAGAAATTCTGTGCCGGAATAGCGCTGTCGGTGCTGCTCCTCGTACTGCTCCAGGGCTTTCTGGGGATGTTCCTGGCCCAGATGCTGGGGCTTCATCCTCTTTTGGGAATCCAGATTGGCACGGGAGCATTGGCCGGAGGCGTGGGTACGACATCCGCGTTCGGTCCTGTATATGAAAAAATGGGGGCTGTGGGAGCAACGGAAATCGGTGTGTCGGCAGCCACGGTCGGCATGATTCTCGGGAGCCTCACCGGAGGTCCTCTCGCCGTAATGCTGATTAAGAAGCATAACCTGAAAGCCGATCCAGGGGATAATGTGCTGCAGGCGGGAAGCGGGGAGGAAAAAGTGGCCCTGGAAACAGGGAAGCTTTTAAACACGGTATGTATGATTACAATCATCGCTGCCTGCGGAATCCCGATTTATATGCTGCTCAGTCGGATTCCGTATATTGAGATGCCCTATTTTATTGGCTGCCTTTTTGCCGGAGCCATTGCCCGGAACGTGCTGGAGGCCTGTCATGTGGAAATCCATCTTCCCGAAGTGGAAACAGTGGAGCATATTTCCCTGGATATTTTCCTGGCGATCACGATCATGACGATGGATTTGAGCCGGATCACAAATGCGGTAGGGCCGATGCTTATCATTCTGTTCGTAGTTACGGCAGCGACGCTTGTCTTTACCTACTTTATCGGCTTTAAAATGTATCACAGCGATTACAACGCTGCCTGTATGTGCGCCGGACTGATTGGCATGGGAATGGGTTCGGGCTCCAATGCGGTCGCCAATGAGAGGGCCGTCATGGATAAATATGGATATTCCCATATTGCATGGATTCTGTATCCTGCTTTTTCCGTACTGTGCGTGGATATATTTAACCCGCTGTTCATGTCCCTTGTCCCGGGATTTATGGGACTGGGAGGCTGA
- a CDS encoding ABC transporter permease produces the protein MSTAKTSDKDFKQIWSNITTNYSHWLSFILLLIVAVIINPSFLSITNLTNQFVQGAIVGICAMGMSLVISAGMIDLSVGSSVALISGLGVSLLNKTHSITLCFLFCLGFGLLLGLINGVFITKGNIAPFIVTLATFSAYRSIITQLGQGGPFTVDKSMYDAFRYVASGKIFGIPHLMIIFILITLLTGFIMAKTKFGRYVYAVGSNQQAARLTGIKVGNVKTMIYCYAGILYGLAAFLLASRLTSIQAASAGDGYEMDAIAAVAIGGTAMEGGRGKIIGTFLGVLMLRIIQTILIMANVPPFLNGLVRGIVIIVAVLAQSKKKNK, from the coding sequence ATGAGTACAGCAAAGACTTCAGACAAAGATTTTAAACAGATTTGGTCCAATATAACGACAAACTACAGCCACTGGCTGAGCTTTATATTACTGCTGATTGTAGCGGTGATTATTAATCCGTCCTTCCTCTCAATCACAAACCTGACAAACCAGTTTGTACAGGGCGCGATTGTGGGAATCTGTGCCATGGGCATGAGCCTTGTTATCTCGGCCGGCATGATCGACCTTTCCGTCGGATCCTCCGTAGCCCTGATATCAGGACTGGGGGTTTCCCTGTTAAACAAGACACACAGTATCACGCTGTGCTTTTTATTCTGCCTTGGATTCGGCCTTTTACTGGGACTGATCAACGGCGTGTTCATCACGAAGGGAAATATTGCCCCGTTCATCGTTACACTGGCAACTTTTTCGGCCTACCGTTCCATTATCACACAGCTTGGACAGGGCGGACCTTTCACCGTTGACAAGAGCATGTACGATGCATTCCGTTATGTTGCGTCCGGCAAGATTTTCGGAATTCCGCATTTGATGATTATCTTTATCCTGATTACCCTGCTGACCGGTTTTATCATGGCCAAGACGAAATTCGGCCGCTATGTTTACGCCGTTGGTTCCAACCAGCAGGCGGCCAGGCTGACCGGTATCAAGGTAGGCAATGTAAAAACAATGATTTACTGCTATGCAGGCATTCTTTACGGCCTTGCGGCATTTCTTTTGGCAAGCCGCCTGACTTCCATCCAGGCAGCCAGCGCCGGAGACGGTTATGAGATGGATGCCATTGCCGCGGTTGCCATCGGCGGAACGGCCATGGAAGGCGGACGCGGAAAAATCATCGGAACGTTTTTGGGCGTCCTGATGCTGCGGATTATCCAGACTATCCTGATTATGGCAAACGTGCCGCCATTCTTAAACGGCCTTGTAAGAGGTATCGTTATCATCGTGGCCGTGCTTGCACAGTCTAAGAAAAAGAATAAATAA
- a CDS encoding LacI family DNA-binding transcriptional regulator, whose protein sequence is MITIADVAREAGVSVATVSRVLNKNGPVSPAAHEKVNLAIAKLNYQPNVWGRRLRRKESRMLLILVPTISNPFYSSIVAGIEDEARRYRFGTMLCITNGDEGREREFIELLFDGQADGAVMLCVDKDDKDVKEIADKVPIVQCCEFCKDADIAHVSIDNFAAAAQVVRYLRSLGHEKIGFVGSVNQFVSSEDRRKGYEAEMEKLGLPVRKEYMAYADRDYSFQSGIAAARELLKRPDRPTAIFCISDVLAMGAIRAAGELGLSVPGELSVVGFDDVEYATMMNPMLTTVSQPLYPLGKTSAHMLIEQIESGEGKGKIYLEHKLVIRDSTAQTES, encoded by the coding sequence ATGATTACGATAGCAGATGTAGCAAGAGAAGCGGGAGTATCGGTCGCCACGGTCAGCAGGGTGCTGAATAAGAACGGCCCGGTATCGCCTGCGGCACATGAAAAGGTCAATCTGGCCATTGCAAAGCTCAATTATCAGCCCAATGTGTGGGGACGCAGGCTGAGGAGAAAAGAGAGCAGGATGCTTTTAATCCTTGTGCCAACCATCAGTAACCCGTTTTACTCATCGATTGTGGCGGGAATTGAGGACGAGGCAAGGCGGTACCGGTTCGGCACCATGCTCTGCATTACCAATGGCGATGAAGGGCGTGAACGGGAATTTATCGAGCTTCTGTTTGACGGCCAGGCCGACGGCGCAGTGATGCTGTGCGTAGATAAAGATGACAAAGATGTAAAGGAGATTGCGGACAAGGTCCCGATCGTCCAGTGCTGTGAATTCTGCAAGGATGCGGATATCGCGCACGTTTCCATAGATAATTTTGCAGCGGCCGCACAGGTGGTGAGATATCTCCGCAGCCTGGGCCACGAAAAGATAGGCTTTGTAGGAAGTGTCAACCAGTTTGTCAGCAGTGAAGACCGCCGGAAGGGATATGAGGCGGAGATGGAAAAGCTGGGACTTCCTGTACGAAAGGAATATATGGCGTATGCAGACCGCGATTACAGTTTCCAGAGCGGTATTGCGGCGGCAAGGGAGCTTCTCAAGCGCCCTGACAGGCCGACGGCCATATTCTGCATCTCTGACGTATTGGCAATGGGGGCCATCAGAGCCGCCGGAGAACTGGGACTTTCTGTTCCTGGTGAACTCTCGGTGGTGGGATTTGACGACGTCGAGTATGCGACGATGATGAATCCGATGCTGACAACGGTGTCACAGCCGCTCTACCCACTGGGCAAGACCAGCGCCCACATGCTCATCGAGCAGATAGAATCCGGGGAGGGAAAGGGGAAAATCTACCTGGAGCACAAGCTGGTAATTCGTGATTCTACGGCTCAAACAGAGTCTTAG
- a CDS encoding sugar phosphate isomerase/epimerase has product MKLGLVSAILDWMSFEEMIDTISGLGYECVEVACWPNGKAERRYAGVSHIDVDELDDAKAEYILNYCKEKKVEISSLAFYPNTMDGDLEKRAANIEHLKKVILASEKLGIGMVTSFIGRDQNKSVEANMELFGEIWPGLIRFAEEHKVKVAIENCPMLFDETQWPGGQNLATTPEIWRRMFEMIPSDYFGLNYDPSHFIWQMMDYLKPMYEFKDKIFHVHYKDIKLYKDKLDEVGTMAYPLQYMAPKLPGLGDVDWAKYVSALNDIGYKGYTCIEVEDRSFEDTHEDVIKSLVLSERYMRQFVI; this is encoded by the coding sequence ATGAAACTGGGACTTGTGAGTGCAATTCTGGACTGGATGTCCTTTGAGGAAATGATTGACACGATAAGCGGACTGGGATATGAATGCGTGGAAGTGGCCTGCTGGCCGAACGGCAAGGCGGAGCGCCGCTATGCGGGCGTCAGCCACATCGATGTGGATGAACTGGACGATGCGAAAGCGGAATATATCCTGAATTACTGTAAAGAAAAGAAGGTGGAGATTTCTTCCCTGGCCTTCTATCCGAACACGATGGACGGAGATCTGGAGAAGAGGGCGGCGAATATAGAACACCTGAAAAAAGTAATCCTGGCATCCGAGAAACTGGGAATCGGGATGGTTACCTCCTTTATCGGCCGTGATCAGAATAAAAGCGTCGAAGCAAACATGGAGCTGTTCGGTGAAATCTGGCCGGGACTGATCCGTTTTGCCGAGGAGCACAAGGTGAAGGTGGCAATCGAGAACTGCCCGATGCTGTTCGACGAGACACAGTGGCCGGGAGGACAGAACCTGGCGACGACGCCGGAGATCTGGCGCAGGATGTTTGAGATGATTCCAAGCGATTACTTTGGCCTGAATTACGATCCCAGCCATTTTATATGGCAGATGATGGATTATCTTAAACCGATGTATGAATTTAAGGATAAAATCTTCCATGTGCATTACAAAGACATCAAACTGTACAAAGATAAGCTGGATGAAGTCGGCACAATGGCATATCCGCTTCAGTACATGGCGCCGAAGCTTCCGGGACTGGGAGACGTGGACTGGGCAAAATATGTCAGCGCCCTGAACGATATCGGGTATAAGGGATACACCTGTATTGAAGTGGAGGACAGGAGCTTTGAGGATACACATGAAGATGTGATTAAGAGCCTGGTACTCAGTGAGAGATATATGAGACAATTTGTGATTTAA